Sequence from the Kribbella aluminosa genome:
GAGGAGACGATGGCTCGGCTGGACGGGTTGCGGGAGCGGCCGGTCAGTGAGCACGGTGAGGTGTACGCCGATCTGCACGAGCGACTGCAGACCGCGTTGGTCGAGGCCGACGCCGAGCAGAGCGACCGGGGCTGAGCGGCCGAGAGAGTGGCCAAGGGAGTCAAGCGGTCGCGGCTCGATGCGGAGCTGGTACGGCGGGGACTCGCGCGCTCCCGGGAGCACGCGAGTGAGCTGATCGCGGCCGGCAAGGTGAAGGTGTCCGGGACCGTGGCCGGCAAGCCCGCGACCGGGGTCGGTGCGGATGCGCCGATCGTCGTCGACACGTCCGAGCACGAGGATCCCGGGTACGCGAGCCGCGGTGCGCACAAGCTGATCGGCGCGCTGGAGGCGTTCCCGGACGTCCAGGTGAAGGGCCGCCGTACCCTCGACGCCGGTGCGTCGACCGGCGGGTTCACCGACGTACTGCTGCGTAACGAGGCCGCGCACGTGACCGCGGTCGACGTCGGGTACGGGCAGCTGGTGTGGGCGCTGCAGACCGACGACCGGGTCACCGTGATGGACCGAACCAATGTCCGGACGCTGACGCTGGAGGACATCGGTGGGGATCCCGTCGACCTGGTGGTCAGCGACCTGAGCTTCATCAGTCTGACGCTCGTACTGCCCGCGCTCATCGGTGTGGTGAAGCCGGACGGCGAGCTGGTGCTGATGGTGAAGCCGCAGTTCGAGGTCGGCAAGGAGCGGATCGGCAAGGGTGGCGTGGTCCGCGACCCGGAGCTGAGGGCTGCTGCGGTCCGAGGAGTCGCGGCCAAGGCACAGGAACTCGGGTGGGGGATCGAGGGCGTCGCCGCCAGTCCGTTGCCTGGTCCGTCAGGAAATGTCGAATACTTCCTGTGGATACGCCGGGAAGCGCCGCCTCTCGATGAGACGATGCTCCAAACGGCGATTGAACTCGGGCCGCAGTGAAGGAGGCAGGGGTTGGCTGAGCACGAGCCCCGGCGCGTGCTGCTGGTCACGCACACCGGCCGGGAGCAGGCGGTCGAGGCCGCTCGCGCCGCGCACCGGCTGCTGACCGACGCCGGGATGCAGGTCCGGCTGCTCGGCGGTGAGGCCGAGGAGCTCAAGCTCGACCCGGCGGAGATCGTCGACGACCCGGAGAAGGCGGCGAACGACGTCGAGCTGATCATGGTGCTCGGCGGCGACGGCTCGATCCTGCGCGGCGCCGAGCTGGCCCGCCCGCACGGTACGCCGGTGCTCGGGGTGAACCTGGGCCACGTCGGGTTCCTGGCCGAGGCCGAGGTCGACGACCTGGAGCGGATCGTCCAGGTGGTGGTGGACCGGACGTACACGGTCGAGGAGCGGATGACGCTGGCCGTCGACGTCCGGCTGGACGACGACCTGATCTTCGAGACCTGGGCGCTGAACGAGGCCAGCGTGGAGAAGGCGGCCCGCGAGAAGATGCTCGAGGTCCTGGTCGAGGTGGACGACCGGCCGCTGTCCCGCTACGGATGTGACGGTGTCGTGGTGGCGACGCCGACGGGCAGTACGGCGTACTCCTTCTCTGCGGGCGGGCCGATCGTCTGGCCGGAGGTCGAGGCGATCCTGATGGTGCCGCTGAGCGCGCACGCGTTGTTCTCGCGGCCGATCGTGGTGGCGCCGACGTCGCGGCTGTCGATCGAGCTGGTGCCGTCCTGGCACGGCCGTGGTGTGCTGTGGTGCGACGGCCGGCGGATGGTCGAGGTGCCGCCCGGCGCCGAGATCCAGGTCCGCCGGGGTACGACGCCGGTCCGGCTGGCGCGTGCCCACGAGGCGCCGTTCACCGACCGGCTGGTGGCGAAGTTCGACCTCCCGGTGCTCGGCTGGCGTGGGGCCGCCGAGCGCAAACGCAACGGAAACGGACACTAAGTGTCCTGTCGACGATGCTGGTCACACGCTATCGGCGCCCAGGCACGCACCTCGCGGCGTTGGACGAGCACCCACGATGAAACACCGCATCGAGGGCGCTCGTCCGCCTTGCGATGCACGCACCTGGACACCGCTATCGTGCAACCATCACCGTCGACAGGACACTGACATGCTCTCCGAGATCCGCATCACCGGGTTGGGCGTGATCGAGGACGCGACGCTGGACCTCGACCCCGGATTCACCGCCGTCACAGGTGAGACCGGTGCCGGCAAGACGATGGTCGTGACCGGGGTGAACCTGCTGCTCGGGGGTCGCGCCGACAGCGGGCTGGTGCGGCACGGGACCCGCCGGGCACGCGTCGAGGGCCGCGCGAGCGCCGTACCGCGGGCGATCGTGCAGCAGGCCGAGGATCGTGGCGGTGAGCTGGACGACGACGAGTTGCTGATCGCGCGGGAGCTGTCGTCGGAGGGCCGTTCGCGGGCGTTCCTCGGTGGCGCGTCGGTGCCGGTGTCGGTGCTCGCCGAGGTGTCCGGCGATCTGGTCGCGATCCACGGGCAGGCGGATCAGTGGCGGCTGCTGCAGCCCGCGAGGCAGCGCGAGACGCTCGATACCTTTGCAGGTAAGGCGGTTCTGGTCCCGCTGCAGGAGTACTCCGCGGCGTACAAGCGGCATCGCGAGGTCGAGACGGAGCTGACCGAGCTGACCACCCGCGAGCGCGATCGGCTGGCCGAGGCGGATCTGTTGCGCTTCGGGCTGGACGAGGTCGCGAAGGCGGAGCCGTTGCCCGGCGAGGACCTCGAGCTGGCGGCCGAGGAGCAGCGGCTCGCGTACGCCGACGGTCTGCGTACGGCGGCCACCACCGCCGCGGACGCGATCGCCTCGGAGGACCTGGACTCGACCCGGCCGAACGACGTACTCGGCCTGCTGGCGTTGACGAAACAGGTCCTGGACGGCGAGCGCGAGCACGACCCGAAGCTCGCCGAGCTGGCCGA
This genomic interval carries:
- a CDS encoding TlyA family RNA methyltransferase — its product is MAKGVKRSRLDAELVRRGLARSREHASELIAAGKVKVSGTVAGKPATGVGADAPIVVDTSEHEDPGYASRGAHKLIGALEAFPDVQVKGRRTLDAGASTGGFTDVLLRNEAAHVTAVDVGYGQLVWALQTDDRVTVMDRTNVRTLTLEDIGGDPVDLVVSDLSFISLTLVLPALIGVVKPDGELVLMVKPQFEVGKERIGKGGVVRDPELRAAAVRGVAAKAQELGWGIEGVAASPLPGPSGNVEYFLWIRREAPPLDETMLQTAIELGPQ
- a CDS encoding NAD kinase is translated as MAEHEPRRVLLVTHTGREQAVEAARAAHRLLTDAGMQVRLLGGEAEELKLDPAEIVDDPEKAANDVELIMVLGGDGSILRGAELARPHGTPVLGVNLGHVGFLAEAEVDDLERIVQVVVDRTYTVEERMTLAVDVRLDDDLIFETWALNEASVEKAAREKMLEVLVEVDDRPLSRYGCDGVVVATPTGSTAYSFSAGGPIVWPEVEAILMVPLSAHALFSRPIVVAPTSRLSIELVPSWHGRGVLWCDGRRMVEVPPGAEIQVRRGTTPVRLARAHEAPFTDRLVAKFDLPVLGWRGAAERKRNGNGH